A genomic stretch from Anaerohalosphaeraceae bacterium includes:
- the aroF gene encoding 3-deoxy-7-phosphoheptulonate synthase, producing MIVVMKPGAAEAHIQHVVKLIREYGLKEHIIYGTDRTVIACLGDKRAVDKGAIENAPMVEKIVPILAPYKMASLEVKKERTVISIGPKQFPIGGTKIGVIAGPCAVESREQVLQTARQAAAAGCIGFRGGAFKPRTSPYSHQGLGKKGLEFLAEAREETGLAIVTEVVGLEQIEEILPVADVLQIGARNMQHYPLLEAIGQTKKPVLLKRGMSATLDEFLLAAEYIINAGNPNVILCERGIRTFETYVRNTLPLAIIPALRERTHLPIVIDPSHGTGHAYMVPSMCLAAVAAGADGLLIECHPDPEHAISDGAQSITPEVLTQLMVRLRKVAQAVERDL from the coding sequence ATGATTGTTGTAATGAAGCCAGGGGCCGCTGAGGCCCATATTCAGCACGTTGTCAAATTAATCCGCGAGTACGGTCTGAAAGAACATATTATTTACGGAACGGACCGAACCGTGATTGCCTGTCTGGGCGATAAACGGGCTGTGGACAAGGGAGCCATCGAAAACGCACCGATGGTGGAAAAGATTGTTCCGATTCTGGCCCCCTATAAAATGGCTTCTCTCGAAGTCAAAAAAGAACGCACCGTTATCTCCATTGGTCCAAAACAATTTCCTATCGGGGGAACCAAAATCGGCGTCATCGCGGGTCCCTGCGCCGTAGAAAGTCGAGAACAGGTTCTCCAGACCGCCCGTCAGGCCGCCGCAGCCGGATGTATCGGCTTTCGCGGAGGCGCCTTCAAGCCCCGCACCAGCCCCTACAGCCACCAGGGGCTCGGCAAAAAGGGGCTGGAATTCCTTGCAGAAGCCAGAGAGGAAACCGGTTTAGCCATCGTCACGGAAGTGGTCGGTTTGGAACAAATCGAAGAGATTCTTCCGGTGGCCGATGTTCTGCAAATCGGCGCTCGAAATATGCAGCATTATCCGCTGCTGGAAGCGATTGGCCAAACGAAAAAACCGGTTTTGCTCAAACGAGGAATGAGCGCCACACTGGATGAGTTTCTCCTGGCCGCAGAGTATATTATCAATGCCGGCAATCCCAATGTGATTCTTTGTGAACGAGGTATCCGCACGTTTGAAACCTATGTTCGCAACACACTGCCGCTGGCGATTATTCCCGCCCTGCGGGAGCGAACCCACCTGCCGATTGTCATTGATCCTTCCCATGGGACAGGCCATGCATACATGGTCCCCTCGATGTGTTTAGCCGCCGTTGCCGCAGGTGCTGACGGTCTGCTTATCGAGTGTCATCCCGACCCTGAACATGCAATCTCGGATGGAGCCCAATCGATCACACCGGAAGTGCTGACTCAACTGATGGTTCGACTCAGAAAAGTCGCTCAAGCCGTCGAACGGGATTTATAG